TTtaaagtttatatatatatatatatatatagaatgtTGGTGGGACCCGAGGTGGaccgaatgaagcctggttgctgtAATAAGTCACCTGTCGGTCAGTGCAGCCACAGTGttcattctgcataactttaagcctttgGTAGATACTTTAGATACTTTTCTGATTAAGcacaaatacagtttaaataTAGATACAATTCAACACATTGTTGCATTGATATGTTGTCAACATTTCCTACTCTAAACCATTgtgggtgtatatatatatatatatatatatatatatatatatatacatacagtataatacacaccacacacaccacacacacaaccacacatatatatgtatatatatatatatatatatctatatatatatatatatatatatatatatatatgtttgcgGCACGGCCCTGGCAACCATGTAaactaaaaatgggcaaagacgtgtaTCATCGGTGGACTTGACGCTGGTTGCttaaaacaagccatctgtaacccccaccactgtcaatcaaaagcgtccacgctcttaatcctgcataactttaagccttaatataatgtgaacaggtgagttgtatataaattcaccctcagtacagttgtcatgaacggggaaattagctacagagaccaaaactgttttttgtaccaggctgtaaacatgtttatttctgctgtctaacatggggacttatggagactgactcacttctggagccagcctccaGTGGACGTTTgggggaactgcagttttatgcACTTCCACATCAGCTGATAAAGACACAGTTATACAAACTCCATCCGGTTGGTGGCGGTAACgcgccctgaaaaaaaaagaaaaagaagaagaagaagcaggagaaaACCTCGCGCGACTCCTTTGTCAAACACACGAGCTGTGTTGTGACGTCACGGCCGATCCAACATGGCGAACATTCGATGCGTCAAGgtgagcaaagagagaaaacctGTCCGCGCGCGCGGCACAGCGCGTCACTCACATCGATTACTCTGATACAACTATTGGGCACGTGAGACGTTTAACGGGCGCGCGCGCTGTGAcgtgattttgttgtttgttgtagtCTGGAAGTTTTTCAGTGTGTGGCACAGCATGCTGGGAATCAATGACCTGTGCGCGTGCCCGtgtgttaattattttaaaggGTGAGTCCACCTGAGTCATCAAAGTGCTGCAGGTAGTTCAGCCATCatccatcctgctgctgcagctttaaagggCCTGCACAcctgctgtctttctttttggCTGTATCACATGATCACCtggtgtgatgtcacagattcCCCTGCACCAATCAGAgttgatcaatcaatcaatcagatgGGTggaacctccacagacagacagcgagcgccggcctcgataaagctgtaaagttatgtctttaatgtttcacagcggttacattcagcaggtatagaccCACCTGAGCCCCCCTCACCACCACCGGACAACCCTGCTATGAGTCGCCACAGtccctgatcctgtgtgaatgaaCGCTTCAGTAATATTTTAAccaaagtgtgaaaatgtggGTTGGTGTCGACACCCTGATGAAggaaattaataataataataataataataataatacattttatttgaaagcgcttttcagggtactcaaagacactttacagagatTATTAGAGAGTTttgaccaagcggcaacctcgtCGTCCAGttagtcagtctccataagtccccatgttagacagcagaaataaacatgtttacagcctggtacaaaaaacagttttggttcatgacaactgtactgagggtgaatttatatagagagacagtgtgttggtgtttaaTCCACAGATCTCGCTGTAGCTGATTTCATAGCTGTTATatcttcaataaaaaaaagtagttccaatgaaaacagcagatatTAATGTCGAACTTCTTCCAGACAATTACGACTGAAACTAactcattttattgtttaatctgacttttattttcttgattaatcctTTGGTGTATGCAGTGGTCCATTAATGTCCTAAAGGTCATATCTTCCAAACTGTTTCCTCAAAAATCATCTCACTGACCcatgtttttgctttcttgtctttctcctgtactcacctcctccccccctgGTCCgcccctgtctgtgtgtgttcatcagggTATGGTTGGCCTGGTGACAGGCGGTGCGTCTGGTTTGGGCCGGGCCACTGTGGAGCGTCTGGTGCAGAACGGGGCGTCCGCCGTGATCCTGGACCTGCCGTCGTCCGATGGACCGGCTCTGGCAGCCAGTCTTGGGGACCGCTGTGCCTTCGCTCCTGCAGATGTGAGTCCGCACATGTTCAAGTCATAGAAAATCACTAAATCtgacctgtcacacacactcacaatagACTTCgacatctttttttctcataaaatgTCACGGACGACTTGCACCCAGAGAATTATCTGTGCTCCATCGAGCTCTTGGGAACATTTCAGGTCAtcgttttggttttacagcacacaactttactgtttcgGTTCATTCTCAGCATTGTTTCCGGCAGCAGCAGATCTGACAGATGGACTTTCTAATCTACTGGTGgcattcactcattcactggTGGTTGAGGCTGCCACGCAAGGAGCCATGCAGCCTTGCTCACTCAACCATACACACACCAATGTCACGGCAAAGTAGGCTGGTGTGCACAGTGGAGCATTtggcagctaaagagccagacaTTCAGGGATACTGAGAGGACTGGATGCTACCCAAGTATGAGGTGGTCTCAACAGGTTTGCCTTATCAACTTTATATAGCGATCAGATGTGAATGTTGCTTTTGCAGCTTATTCTGCTGCCGccatgtggccaaaaaaaacagtcaaagcaGGTTCAAGAGAAACATTTAACAGGTCACAGCTGTAACTGTAACTGGAGGTGTACTGTCCTCTCATATCATCCATCATCTCATCTGAGTTAGAGTTCAGTTCTTTGTTATATGTTTTTCATCTCCCCTgacacatgttgttgttgttgatgatgatgtttgaagGCGACCTAAAGAGTCTTCATCCTCTCCCAGGTGACGTCAGAGGCAGACGTGCAGTCAGCAGTGTCCCTGGCCAGAGAAAAGTTTGGGAAGCTGGACCTGGCAGTTAATTGTGCCGGCATCGCTGTCGCCGTTAAAACCTACAACTTTAAGAAGGACCTGCCTCACAGCCTGGAGGACTTCCAGCGTGTTATCAATGTaagatagacagacacacacacagagtagaaaaagaaatggcagttgcagctgtgtgactttcctTTCTGTATCTCCTGCAGGTGAACATCGCGGGAACTTTTAATGTGATCCGCCTTGCTGTGGGTGAGATGGGGAAGAACGAGCCTGATGCAGACGGACACAGAGGCTGCATCATTAACACAGCCAGTGTGGCGGCCTTTGACGGACAGGTCGTTTGGAACACACTCAGACGTAACAGAAATAACTAAGCTGTCGCTCTGATTCTCAACTTTTCCCTCCGTGTTTGCTGTAGGTCGGCCAGGCAGCGTATTCAGCTTCTAAAGGCGGCATCGTCGGAATGACCCTCCCCATCGCACGAGATCTGGCACCCATGGGCATCAGGGTCATCACCATAGCACCTGGTTAGTGAATATACTTGagagaaattttaaaaaacgtaTTGTTGGCAAATATACACATCACATAGGAccgaaaagaagaagaagaagaaaactggccttctctttttatttgtatatgtgtCGGGTACAGAAACAACAGGTGACCAAGCAGGTTTATAAGGACATTACTGTAgcaaaactatttaaaaatgtgaataataaaggcagacaagtttaaatattttgctCCAGGAGCTTGAAATATGCTGGAAATAtacacaaatgatttaaaagtgaCATTTCCTTTGACTCTAAACCTGAATATTATTTCTTCCTCCAGGTCTGTTCTCCACTCCCCTCCTGGCCGGTCTTCCAGAGAAGGTGCGCTCCTTCCTTGCCCGTCAGGTGCCCTTCCCTTCGCGCCTGGGAGACCCTGCTGAGTTCGCCCACCTGGTGACGTCACTGGCTGAGAACCCCATGATCAACGGCGAGGTCATCAGACTGGATGGAGCCATTCGCATGCAGCCCTGAGCcctaatggtgtgtgtgtgtgtgtgtgagtgtgtgtgagtgtcactGCCTGGTGTATTTATGTTGTAGAAAGCTGcatacagtaaaaaatacaCTGTACTGGTACAACTTAttaggtttgtgtgtgagactgtgagaGAAAAGTGTGTAAAACCGATAAAGGACATCATGCTGAGCATTGCAGTACTTTATGGACTCCATTTTGTAAACTAATCCAGATTATAATAAACCTCATATGTTTGATTATCTAAGAATTCAGCCTTTCTTTCAGCCCATTAAATCTCAACGTTTCAGTGGTGACAGCATGTATTTGTCTTATTGAAGCAACCACCTCAATTTGAAAGATGAACTTTCACTATCTGCACATTGGAAAAAGATCGTGTTACTTTCCTACCATAAAACAACAGGTTGCCTTTTTCttgtaactttgtgctcagGGTTTGATCACCGCgaaaaaatgtttcctggtggacagtaaagtaaactgctgccgactgtagctgctgttagctcattttttGAGCCGTGTTGcatggactgtgagctcagagcattgAGGAAGTGTTTGTACTACAGGCATTTtagaccactgggaagaagaggaggggttTTTTCAGGCCTAGGGCACGGGGGGAATGCTTACGGGGagcggagctggtgtcatgccagaaccggagctgggcgagTGGGCTATGTAACATGGCTCAACAGCCTCTGTGGAAATAATGATAGAGgagaggacgttgacagagtAAGTTaagaagagagggggagcgAACAAGCAGccaccggacaagagtaaatgtgggactgacttttagtggttggtgagagcttggtgaaataaaaggctgaaagacagacgccgagctgggctgactgctgttagCAGGGGCGCCATATAGGGGgaaaaagttaggacaattccaagggccccccaaaaataggtaaacactaatataaaattattaaaccataaTCTTtgagtacagtcgtccctcgctataacgcggttcacttttcacggactcgctgtttcgcgtattttttcagtgtaattttgcatgctttttttttacagcgtactgtacagtatgaacgcgcattgtgttctgcgtcctaaattggctaagggagaaccgcacatgtgttctgcgtcctgattaactaggggggtactgtacaaaatgcatgtaataaggtgtataaaagtgtgtggttaggggttttacggccttaaaacatgtataataattgtaaaacttacttcgcggatttcgtttattgcgggttatttttagaaagtatcccccgcgataaacgagggaccactgtatatatatttcaaatctaACAATGAAactaattatctctttgtttttatgtgttttgggcagtaaaagttataaataaaaatctatggtggcttttaatcttgcatcaaatagtgaactgcactgtatattgtatgcagacttgcaatctaaattagatttttttttgttgtcatggggcccaaaatccctggcggcgcccctggctgttagtaagtaatattagctgtgTCTTTCGTTGTTGCAAATATTTGTcaaagttgttgactcgctagtttttgattatatgtaatataatcataataaatacacatgtacagctgttcaTGATTACCACAATGGTATTATATGTTAAGTTATATAAAGGAAATTCAGAGATTTCATGTGAAAAGACCTTTAACAGTGAATTACTTAAATGTGGAGTGCAACAGTTTTTCTTAAACGGTGGCTCGATGACGCAccgaggccaccctgagcataaccCCGCCCACCTAGCACTGTAACCTATAAAAAGCCGATGACGGAGCCGCCAACACCACCCGCCTCTGCtgtaacctgtttttttttttttaccaccaaCCATCTCCCTCCGTCTTCATCCTCCCATCCCGCCAAATGTAAGTTACCCTGTGTGCTTATGTTATAGTTACAGTAACGTTAGGTGACTTAGTGCACTGTAGCCATGGCAACAGATATGGTCAGATATGAAGTTCGGGTGTGTGGGTAACGGCAAACACGGACCGAGTCGACAGACTGGACGAGGtactttacatgttttatagCTACTTTTAGTTAGCAAGGAGTACCGGCATTTTCTGGTGTTTCGGTTTGatgagcgaccgtgttaactggcgcCTAACGATATGTAGCTGTCCTCGTCAATGCCTGtatgtttaatttatattattattattattattattattattattatttttaacgttacaattatataaaactaaaaaagtacCGGAGTCATCTTTGGTGTTGCTTGTTTGACAGCTTATCTCCCTGTTTCGACAActgtcgtaactacgacaaccacagaCTGATTCAGTTGATGGTCACCAGTTAACCGGGTCGCTCTTTAAACCGAAACAGCGCGcgggaaaaacaaaaaccgtTTTTAGCAGTTGACCAAGGACAAACTCTGGACCTAGTTTaacagtaaatgtaaaatacattttatagttatagtttagtgtgtgagtgtatctCCTGTCTAACTTCGTGTGTACATCTTTGAGCGTTAGTAAAGTATTTTACTTAGTCACGGTAAGTGCTAGCTTGAATGCTAATTAAAACTGCGTCATGCCTGCATTAATTCAGGTTCAGCTAGTTACACCTTTTAAAATTACGTATTTATTACAGTACTTGGTAAATGTAGTAGTTACTTTCCACACTACTTATCATCCAgttaaaaaacataacatttcaaAAGCTTAATACAGAATTGAATTAATAACCGTCTATttatctatatatgtgtgtatgtatatatatatatgttgtgtgtgttgtgtgtgtgtgtatatatatatatatatatatccacacacacacacacacacacacatatattatatatatatatatatattaatatatatatacacgtgtgtgtgtgtatatattatatatatatataataatatatacacgtgttgtgtatatatatatatatatatatatacacatacacacacactatacatatatatatatatatatatgtttatgtgtgttttatatatatatatatattgtatatatatatgtgttggtgtgtgtgtgtgtgtgtgtgttgtgtatatatataatatatttatatatctatatatatatattatgtgtgtagataaggtgcagtggcaagatgatggtaaTAGTATAATAGTACTGATgataatgttattgttaataacagtacATAATAATAGTAGCAGTATTAGTagcagtatataataataataattgtaatctataatatgtacacatgtatgatATATAGTATGTATAATATGTGCATAATAAATACAAGATATACATGCTGTAAATAATATACTATGAATACAAATATGTAAATCGAATGTTCAAAAATATAAGAATATcgtataaatatgatatataatatcaatattgtttatattaacACATATCACATATGATATGAAGTTCCAGTATTTGGAGTGGAGTGTAAAGTGTGACAGGTAGATTTAGTCCAGTTCTGTGTCACTATTCAGGCTTTAGTTGTGTTTATCAATAGTTGTAtgtgtttaattgttttttttttagtttagtgttaTATGTTTGAgggaaatgtataatatatgataaATGTATGATATTTGTATAATCACGAATGAGCGCTGTCTGCCATGTCTTCACCACAAGAGGGCGCCAGACTCACATTTAATGATGTAAAGCCTGTCACTGTATTTGTAGAAATAGGCCTGGTAGAACAAAAAGAGACTATTTTATTATCCTCTTGTCTTACCTTATGTAACACTTCAGACAGCATCATTTACCTCCATCCATGTTGGCAGAGGTTCCAATGTCATATGGGTGTTCATTAATTAggtcactggttctcaaactgtgatACCTGGTGGTCCTTTACCTTCCTGTAGTGGTAAATGGATGaagaatttttctttttaacaatgaaataaaattatttaaaacatatcaaaccaTTCACAACATTTTGAATAAAGTTAATCCAGGGGAAAGCTacaatgtcatttaaaataagatttcctgaaatatcttgtttcaatatcagcctgacACGTTCATTCAGGTAGTgatacatacataatatatcCATGATCAGTTAAAATCTGATCGGAGATAGTAAACGGGATATTAAGCGgaacaggaaatattaggagTTTAATGCTGCCGGCTGTGTTCAGGATCCAACAGcagtcaacaaaaaataatcttctCCAGTCAAAGTAGTGATACTGAGAGAGATGAATACTTTCTGAGGTGGGacgtggtgtaaaaagtttagGAAACACTGGGTGAGATTGTAGTTAGATTTAGTGACTTTATCTTCTCCACACTGTGTCCCTGCATTTATAGATAAATATGATTCCTATTCCTGTGATCATCAtttgtggatttttctttttgttagtGTTATTA
The sequence above is drawn from the Larimichthys crocea isolate SSNF chromosome XV, L_crocea_2.0, whole genome shotgun sequence genome and encodes:
- the hsd17b10 gene encoding 3-hydroxyacyl-CoA dehydrogenase type-2, which codes for MANIRCVKGMVGLVTGGASGLGRATVERLVQNGASAVILDLPSSDGPALAASLGDRCAFAPADVTSEADVQSAVSLAREKFGKLDLAVNCAGIAVAVKTYNFKKDLPHSLEDFQRVINVNIAGTFNVIRLAVGEMGKNEPDADGHRGCIINTASVAAFDGQVGQAAYSASKGGIVGMTLPIARDLAPMGIRVITIAPGLFSTPLLAGLPEKVRSFLARQVPFPSRLGDPAEFAHLVTSLAENPMINGEVIRLDGAIRMQP